The nucleotide window ACCGGACATCTTGGCAACGGGAGCTCCACAGGCTGCCACCAGAGGACCTAACACCAGAGTAGTCTTATCCCCCACTCCCCCCGTTGAGTGCTTGTCCACTTTAATTCCCGGTATTCCTGAAAGGTCTAAGGTGTCGCCGGAATGCACCATGGACATGGTCAGATCAATGGTTTCTTGACGGGTCATTCCCTGAAAGTAAATCGCCATGCAAAGGGCTGACATCTGGTAGTCTGGGATTTCGCCAGCGACATAGCCCCGAATCATGAAGTTGATCTCCTCGGTGGTAAGGGCCTGTCCGTCGCGTTTTTTCTCCAAGATATCGACAAAGCGCATTGCCTTCACCTCTCAGCTACGCAACTGGGAAAGAAAACTGACCCCAGGACCGGGATTGGTCACAGAAAAAAGTTCCGCCAGTGTGGCTGCCACATCGGCAAAGGTGGCCCGGACACCGAGGTTGACTCCGCGGCTTAGATTCCGCCCATACACCAGTAGGGGCACATATTCCCGGGAATGATCGGTGCTTTCCGTCGTGGGGTCACAGCCATGGTCAGCGGTAATCACCAGGATATCATCATCGGATAGCCCTGCCATCAGTTCCGGTAGCCGGACATCAAATTCCTCTAGTCCCTTGGCGTATCCCGCCGGGTCATTGCGATGGCCCCAAAGGGAGTCAAAATCAACTAGATTAGCAAAAATCAAGCCGGAATCGATCTCTGTCATTAATTGCAAGGCAGCATCGACCACCGCCATATTGCCGTGGGGATGCTCTGACCTAGTTATTCCTTGCCCGGCAAAGATGTCCTCTATTTTGCCAACGGCACAGACTTCGTATCCTGCCTGGGAGAGATGATCTAAAATCGTTGGTCGTGGTGGTTTGAGACTGAAATCCCGACGATGGGCCGTTCTGACAAAGCTACCGGGCTCACCGATAAAGGGTCTGGCAATTACCCGACCGACTCCATGGGGACCGGTCAACAGGTTACGGGCGATCTGGCACATGCGATACAGCTCATCCAGTGGGATAATCTCCTCGTGGGCCGCGATCTGAAAAACGCTGTCAGCCGAAGTATAGACAATGGGATACCCTGTCCGCAGGTGCTGTGGCCCTAAGTCTTCAATGATTTCCGTTCCCGAGGCCGGGATGTTGCCCAACACCCGACGCCCGATGGCCTCTTCAAAGGATGTAATTACCTCGGGAGGAAAACCTTCGGGATAGGTGGGAAAGGGCTTGTCCAGGGGCAAACCGGCAATTTCCCAATGGCCGGTGGTGGTATCCTTCCCAGCTGAGACTTCCGCCATCTTTCCATAGCAGCCTAGGGCTTCAAAGACCGGTGCCACGCCTTGAATGGACGCAATATTACCCAATCCTAACTGCTGCAAATGGGGCAATGATAGCCCGCCAACGGCCTGGGCGGTATTCTGCAGAGTGGCACTACCTTCGTCACCAAACAAATCAGCATCGGGCAACGCCCCGATCCCAACACTGTCGAGGATAATTAGTACAGTCCGAACGCCCATAACATCCCTCCGTGTTATCCGTAAAAGATGTACACCCTCGCCAACTCGATCAAAGTAGGAGTGATATACCCTTCGATGAAGGCCGCTCCCACCAGGCCCAAGGCTGCCATCAGGCACAGCAAAGTGGTACTGAGAAACTGGTAATACATGTTTTCCTGGCCATTACCAAAGAGCTTACGAATCGCAGCCAAGGAAAAGGACAAACTGGCACCCGCGGCCACCACCA belongs to Bacillota bacterium and includes:
- a CDS encoding phosphopentomutase is translated as MGVRTVLIILDSVGIGALPDADLFGDEGSATLQNTAQAVGGLSLPHLQQLGLGNIASIQGVAPVFEALGCYGKMAEVSAGKDTTTGHWEIAGLPLDKPFPTYPEGFPPEVITSFEEAIGRRVLGNIPASGTEIIEDLGPQHLRTGYPIVYTSADSVFQIAAHEEIIPLDELYRMCQIARNLLTGPHGVGRVIARPFIGEPGSFVRTAHRRDFSLKPPRPTILDHLSQAGYEVCAVGKIEDIFAGQGITRSEHPHGNMAVVDAALQLMTEIDSGLIFANLVDFDSLWGHRNDPAGYAKGLEEFDVRLPELMAGLSDDDILVITADHGCDPTTESTDHSREYVPLLVYGRNLSRGVNLGVRATFADVAATLAELFSVTNPGPGVSFLSQLRS